The following proteins are co-located in the Gloeocapsa sp. PCC 7428 genome:
- a CDS encoding Crp/Fnr family transcriptional regulator, which produces MTISAPNPALPSPISQRIFSRKELIPPRQDLLWKIERGAVRTFTWSEQGTLITLGYWGTDDVVGYPLSRVNPYQIECLTSVEMSLLPAGFWHQAVDAMLLHIQQSEELLSIVHRKPVSMRLWHFLIWLSEKFGREVEQGRLIDLAITHQEIAEVINTTRVSVTRLLQQFEEEGMLLRHQRRLILCLIK; this is translated from the coding sequence ATGACTATCTCCGCTCCAAACCCAGCTTTACCTTCTCCAATTAGTCAGCGCATATTTAGCCGTAAAGAACTCATTCCACCTCGTCAAGATCTGTTGTGGAAAATTGAGCGTGGAGCCGTACGTACCTTTACTTGGAGCGAGCAAGGCACATTAATTACATTAGGATATTGGGGAACCGACGATGTAGTCGGTTATCCTCTTTCGCGCGTTAATCCCTACCAAATCGAGTGCTTAACAAGTGTCGAGATGAGTCTTTTGCCTGCGGGATTCTGGCACCAAGCAGTAGATGCAATGTTACTCCACATTCAACAATCTGAAGAACTCCTTAGTATCGTGCATCGCAAACCTGTGTCTATGCGATTGTGGCACTTTTTAATCTGGCTATCAGAGAAGTTCGGTCGCGAAGTGGAGCAAGGGCGGTTAATTGATTTAGCGATTACGCACCAAGAAATAGCTGAAGTCATCAATACAACACGCGTCTCCGTCACTCGATTGTTACAGCAATTCGAGGAAGAAGGAATGTTGCTTCGTCATCAACGGCGATTAATTCTCTGCTTAATCAAGTAG
- a CDS encoding iron uptake porin has protein sequence MTKFFWNALKLSPVILGALLLGNRAQAAETPAAADLVVATTATTSQVAAVEPATESIVVPTSNAATPTVASEIKIADNRVAPSLVSQAPASNSLAQVTSVSQLSDVQPTDWAFQALQSLVERYGCIAGYPDGTYRGNRALTRYEFAAGLNACLDRVNELIATATADMVTREDLATLQRLQEEFAAEIATLRGRVDALEAQTAELEANQFSTTTVLNGEVIISASDVFGDAAVGGTDLDYNTVVGARARLNFDTSFGGDDLLRTRLQAGNIDNNAGETGTVMTRLGYDITTDNNVEIDDLFYRFPVGDAALVQLNANAGLDAGLFTFNPSFDSSGRGSISRYGQRSPIFRTSGTGAGLSVILNPEGPLTVSGAFLAPTANTPEAGTGVFEGAYVALGQVAFRFSDTFTIGATYARAYQNTASGINLFGSTGSANANAPFGDVATEANHYGVQASLQLGTTLNLSGWAGYSTADALVGPAADADMFYWAAALAVQDFGREGNQLGVIFGQPPRVTESSIATAEDPDISYHLEGFYRLQLTENVSVTPGVLVIFNPEHNTANDTIYVGTLRTTFSF, from the coding sequence ATGACGAAATTTTTCTGGAATGCTTTAAAGCTAAGTCCAGTGATTCTAGGAGCGTTGCTTCTAGGTAATCGCGCTCAAGCAGCTGAAACTCCTGCGGCTGCCGATTTAGTTGTTGCGACTACAGCTACAACAAGTCAAGTTGCGGCTGTTGAACCAGCAACTGAAAGCATCGTAGTTCCGACCAGCAACGCAGCAACGCCAACCGTTGCTAGCGAAATCAAAATTGCCGATAATCGCGTAGCGCCAAGCTTGGTGAGCCAAGCCCCCGCAAGTAACTCGCTAGCGCAGGTGACATCAGTCTCGCAGTTGTCAGACGTCCAGCCTACCGACTGGGCATTTCAAGCTTTACAGTCACTTGTTGAACGCTACGGCTGTATTGCTGGTTATCCAGACGGCACTTATCGCGGTAATCGCGCCTTGACGCGCTACGAGTTTGCCGCTGGTTTAAACGCATGTTTAGACCGTGTAAACGAGTTGATTGCGACAGCGACAGCAGACATGGTAACTCGCGAAGACCTAGCGACCCTCCAGCGCCTGCAAGAAGAATTTGCCGCAGAAATCGCTACCCTGCGCGGTCGAGTCGATGCTCTAGAAGCGCAAACCGCAGAACTTGAGGCAAATCAGTTCTCGACAACAACTGTACTCAACGGCGAAGTCATTATTTCCGCATCTGACGTCTTCGGTGACGCAGCCGTAGGCGGAACAGACTTAGATTACAATACCGTTGTTGGGGCACGCGCGCGGTTGAACTTTGACACGAGCTTTGGTGGCGACGATCTCTTGAGAACTCGTCTACAAGCTGGAAATATAGACAATAACGCTGGCGAGACGGGTACAGTAATGACCCGCTTGGGCTACGACATCACCACTGATAACAATGTTGAAATCGATGACTTGTTCTATCGTTTCCCCGTTGGTGACGCGGCTTTAGTTCAACTCAATGCTAACGCCGGACTAGACGCAGGTTTATTCACTTTCAACCCTTCCTTTGATAGTAGTGGTCGCGGTTCAATCTCGCGTTACGGTCAACGTAGCCCGATCTTCCGCACAAGCGGCACCGGTGCTGGACTATCTGTTATTCTTAACCCAGAAGGCCCTTTAACCGTGTCGGGGGCGTTTCTAGCGCCTACTGCAAACACTCCTGAAGCAGGTACTGGAGTTTTTGAGGGTGCTTACGTCGCATTAGGTCAAGTTGCTTTTCGGTTCAGTGATACTTTCACAATCGGTGCTACCTACGCTCGTGCTTATCAAAACACAGCGAGCGGAATTAATCTGTTCGGTTCTACAGGTAGCGCGAATGCCAATGCACCTTTTGGCGACGTTGCAACCGAAGCTAACCACTACGGCGTACAAGCAAGTTTACAACTCGGTACAACCTTGAACCTCTCAGGTTGGGCAGGTTACTCAACCGCTGATGCTTTAGTAGGACCTGCTGCTGATGCTGATATGTTCTATTGGGCGGCTGCACTAGCAGTACAAGACTTCGGTAGAGAAGGTAATCAGCTAGGTGTCATTTTTGGTCAACCACCGCGAGTGACAGAAAGCAGCATTGCAACAGCTGAAGATCCTGATATTTCCTACCACCTCGAAGGATTCTACCGCCTACAACTTACCGAAAACGTTTCGGTTACTCCTGGCGTGTTAGTGATCTTCAATCCAGAGCACAACACTGCTAACGACACGATCTATGTAGGAACACTTCGGACGACATTCTCGTTCTAA
- the phoU gene encoding phosphate signaling complex protein PhoU → MNVNSNSERRHFERRLKSLERDVLRMGALVENSFRLSHQALFARDLEVARELPRLDKQIDRFYKQIELECAALLTSESPVAQDLRLLSAFMQLVRDLERIGDYAKDLAEIAIKLFPYPPHRCVPQIEEMSHHAQAMLATSLVALADLDADAGKTVKQLDDFVDDAYETLYQTLATERDIKGVVEPILLLVLVIRHLERMADHATNIGQRVAYIVTGHRS, encoded by the coding sequence GTGAATGTTAATTCTAATTCGGAGCGTCGCCACTTTGAACGTCGTCTCAAAAGCTTAGAGCGTGACGTTCTGCGGATGGGGGCTTTAGTTGAAAATTCCTTTAGGCTGAGCCATCAAGCATTGTTTGCACGTGATTTAGAAGTAGCGAGAGAACTTCCCCGCCTCGATAAACAAATCGATCGCTTTTATAAACAAATCGAGTTAGAGTGTGCAGCTTTACTCACGTCAGAATCCCCTGTCGCACAAGATCTACGTCTATTGAGTGCTTTCATGCAACTCGTCCGCGACTTAGAGCGTATCGGTGATTATGCTAAAGATCTAGCCGAAATCGCCATCAAGCTTTTTCCTTATCCTCCGCATCGCTGTGTTCCGCAAATCGAAGAGATGTCACATCACGCGCAAGCAATGCTCGCTACGAGTTTAGTCGCGCTTGCCGATCTCGACGCCGATGCTGGAAAAACAGTCAAGCAACTTGATGACTTTGTAGACGATGCCTACGAAACACTCTACCAAACTTTAGCAACCGAACGCGATATTAAAGGCGTTGTCGAACCAATTTTGTTATTAGTACTTGTCATTCGCCACTTAGAACGCATGGCAGATCATGCAACTAATATTGGTCAAAGAGTGGCATACATTGTCACCGGACATCGATCGTAG
- a CDS encoding winged helix-turn-helix domain-containing protein yields the protein MFTLEPAKCPPRAEIGQMSRILVVEDEELIREMLVLALEAEGYTIATATDGRTALSMLPTSEATQGEVPYDLLILDLMLPQVNGLDVCRLLRHQGNQIPILILSAKGSETDRVLGLEVGADDYLTKPFSMRELVARCRALLRRQRFNSLPQLPLLQFKDVTLYSQECRVTVRGEEASLSPKEFRLLELFMTYPRRVWSREQLLDQVWGADFIGDSKTVDVHIRWLREKLEKDPSHPEYIITVRGFGYRFG from the coding sequence ATGTTTACTCTTGAACCAGCCAAGTGTCCTCCGAGGGCAGAAATTGGACAAATGAGCCGCATCTTAGTCGTCGAGGACGAAGAGTTAATCCGCGAAATGCTAGTTCTCGCGCTAGAGGCTGAAGGTTATACGATCGCAACTGCTACTGATGGTAGAACAGCATTATCTATGCTACCAACTTCCGAGGCAACTCAAGGCGAAGTACCTTATGACTTGCTGATTTTAGACTTAATGTTACCGCAAGTGAACGGTTTAGACGTCTGTCGCCTACTGCGTCATCAAGGAAATCAAATTCCTATCCTCATTCTGAGTGCAAAAGGTAGCGAGACAGATCGCGTTTTAGGTTTAGAAGTAGGAGCCGACGACTATCTCACCAAACCTTTTAGTATGCGCGAACTTGTTGCTCGTTGTCGCGCTTTGTTGCGTCGCCAGCGCTTCAATAGCTTACCGCAACTCCCGCTACTCCAGTTCAAAGATGTCACGCTTTACTCACAAGAATGTCGCGTCACTGTACGCGGTGAAGAAGCAAGTCTTTCACCTAAAGAATTTCGTTTACTTGAACTATTCATGACATACCCCCGCCGCGTTTGGTCGCGCGAACAATTACTCGATCAAGTCTGGGGCGCAGATTTTATTGGAGACAGCAAAACCGTCGATGTTCACATCCGTTGGCTACGCGAAAAATTAGAAAAAGACCCCAGTCATCCTGAATACATCATTACTGTACGCGGCTTCGGCTACCGCTTTGGGTAA
- a CDS encoding FAD/NAD(P)-binding protein, translating to MAATLLPNYTDIAIIGAGPHAMTVVTHLLQKRQQLRQRLLVFDPHGTWMQQWQNQFSAFEIPHLRSPAVHHPDPNPYALRQFAQSRSHELYPPYDLPGTLLFQDFCQELIRRWSLQQHIVAAKVVRIEPIKQNLRSRFRLWLDNDQSIVARRVILATGSGTPQIPAWVQKIASPYPQDRLCHSRHVDLRHLQLHGETVLIVGGGLTSGHLALGAIARGAKVILMSRRDLQEKLFDADPGWLGPKYLKNFWTEPDWENRAETIQNARNGGSLTPAIMLQLRRAHRRDYIKIMEKCQVLSVTWHKAWQITCDDGSKHECDRIWLATGTKIDLTAEPLLTEIIEHYPLPTAKGLPVLDPHLRWAGCELFITGGLAALQVGPVARNLSGARMASEKIIPALWKPSLTFSH from the coding sequence ATGGCGGCAACCTTACTACCTAATTACACAGATATTGCCATCATTGGCGCGGGACCTCATGCAATGACTGTCGTGACGCACTTATTGCAAAAACGCCAGCAGTTACGTCAGCGGTTATTAGTCTTCGATCCTCATGGCACTTGGATGCAACAATGGCAAAATCAATTTAGTGCGTTTGAGATTCCGCATTTGCGATCGCCTGCGGTACATCATCCCGATCCCAACCCCTATGCTTTAAGACAATTTGCGCAATCGCGATCGCACGAACTTTACCCGCCTTACGATCTTCCAGGAACCTTATTATTTCAAGATTTTTGCCAAGAGTTGATTCGCCGTTGGTCATTACAACAGCACATTGTCGCCGCTAAAGTTGTTCGCATTGAACCGATTAAACAAAACTTGCGATCGCGCTTTCGTCTTTGGTTAGACAACGATCAATCAATCGTGGCGCGACGCGTTATTCTCGCGACAGGTAGCGGTACGCCGCAAATTCCCGCTTGGGTGCAAAAAATCGCATCACCCTACCCGCAAGACAGACTTTGCCATTCGCGTCATGTCGATTTGCGTCATTTACAACTACACGGCGAAACCGTACTGATCGTCGGCGGTGGATTAACCAGCGGGCACCTAGCTTTAGGCGCGATCGCTCGTGGTGCTAAAGTCATACTCATGTCCCGTCGCGATCTGCAAGAAAAACTCTTCGATGCCGATCCTGGTTGGCTAGGACCAAAATACCTCAAAAACTTCTGGACAGAACCGGATTGGGAAAACCGCGCCGAAACAATTCAAAACGCCAGAAACGGCGGTTCTCTGACACCCGCAATTATGCTGCAACTGCGCCGCGCCCATCGTAGGGACTATATCAAAATAATGGAAAAATGTCAAGTGCTATCCGTAACATGGCATAAGGCGTGGCAGATTACTTGTGATGATGGCAGTAAACACGAGTGCGATCGCATTTGGCTTGCCACAGGAACCAAAATCGACCTCACCGCTGAACCTTTACTCACAGAAATCATCGAACATTATCCGCTTCCCACCGCTAAAGGTTTACCAGTCCTCGATCCTCACTTACGCTGGGCGGGTTGCGAATTATTCATCACTGGCGGACTCGCCGCACTCCAAGTCGGACCTGTAGCCCGTAATTTATCCGGTGCTAGAATGGCAAGTGAAAAAATTATCCCCGCGCTGTGGAAACCCAGCCTTACTTTTTCCCACTGA
- a CDS encoding cell wall metabolism sensor histidine kinase WalK, protein MALLEFLLGLTIGLGIWLWQYTQFQKRLQQVLRRLPSEVTEISLPSINLLQRAIIKQKEHNAELQAKIDLSEYLLEVAPIGYLEVDEENQLLCCNLQAQQLLNIQKWNPQQTRLLLELVRSYELDYLIELTRDQQQPQVKEWVFHPTFTNAVSLGEAQPRTLRAFGYSLPEGRVGVFIENRQPLVELAQSRDRTLSDLAHELKTPLTSIRLVAETLHDQLQPPLQRWAARILPEIDRLINLVQDWLELNQLEANSKLNRQNVELRSLISAVWETLEPIAQNKQMQWSYSGPEAVWLNADESRLYRLFLNLFDNSIKYSPPQGKVDVKLSMIAAEQVQIDIIDSGPGFPSTDLPRVFDRLYRGDPSRTRQETFTHPSCPVSTGCGLGLAIARQIVLAHGGTIKAMNHPQTGGAWLQVLLPEVLANPQN, encoded by the coding sequence ATGGCGTTGTTAGAATTCTTATTGGGACTAACGATAGGACTTGGGATTTGGTTATGGCAATATACCCAATTCCAAAAAAGACTACAGCAAGTATTACGCAGGCTTCCTTCGGAAGTGACAGAAATTTCGTTACCTTCTATCAATTTACTACAGCGGGCAATTATCAAGCAAAAAGAACACAACGCCGAGTTACAAGCAAAAATTGACTTGAGCGAATATCTCTTAGAAGTTGCGCCGATAGGTTATCTAGAAGTAGATGAAGAAAATCAATTGCTGTGCTGCAACCTCCAAGCACAGCAGTTATTGAACATCCAAAAGTGGAACCCACAACAAACGAGGCTGCTTCTAGAGCTTGTGCGATCGTATGAGTTGGATTATTTAATTGAACTAACACGCGATCAGCAACAGCCACAAGTCAAAGAATGGGTATTTCATCCAACTTTTACCAATGCAGTATCCCTCGGCGAAGCCCAACCCCGCACGTTACGAGCTTTTGGTTATTCGTTACCAGAAGGAAGAGTCGGCGTCTTTATTGAAAATCGCCAACCTTTAGTAGAACTCGCGCAATCCCGCGATCGCACGCTTTCAGATTTAGCCCACGAACTAAAAACACCCCTCACCTCAATTCGTCTTGTCGCCGAAACTTTGCACGATCAGTTACAGCCACCACTTCAACGTTGGGCGGCGCGTATTCTTCCTGAAATCGATCGCCTGATTAACTTAGTTCAAGACTGGTTAGAACTCAATCAACTCGAAGCCAACAGTAAGTTAAATCGCCAAAACGTCGAACTGCGATCGCTCATCAGCGCTGTGTGGGAAACGCTCGAACCTATAGCGCAAAATAAACAGATGCAATGGAGTTATTCTGGACCTGAAGCCGTATGGCTTAACGCTGATGAATCGCGACTTTATCGCTTGTTCTTGAATTTATTTGATAACAGCATCAAATACAGCCCTCCCCAAGGAAAAGTTGATGTCAAGCTCAGTATGATTGCAGCCGAGCAAGTACAAATTGATATTATTGATTCTGGTCCAGGCTTTCCTAGCACTGATTTACCTCGTGTGTTCGATCGACTCTACCGAGGCGATCCCTCGCGCACGCGCCAAGAAACGTTCACGCATCCCAGTTGTCCTGTGAGTACAGGTTGTGGTTTGGGTCTAGCGATCGCCCGACAAATTGTTTTAGCCCACGGCGGAACAATCAAAGCAATGAATCATCCGCAAACTGGTGGCGCTTGGTTGCAAGTTCTGCTACCAGAGGTATTAGCGAATCCTCAAAATTAG